The following proteins are co-located in the Anas platyrhynchos isolate ZD024472 breed Pekin duck chromosome 1, IASCAAS_PekinDuck_T2T, whole genome shotgun sequence genome:
- the CAV2 gene encoding caveolin-2, translating into MGLETEKADTRIFMDDDNFPPGGPALSEAEKYAEDEQDRDPHGLNAHLQLGFEDVIAEPELTHSFDKVWICSHALFELSKYVLYKLLSLLLAVPLALVAGIVFAALSCLHVWVVVPFVRTCLMVLPSVQTIWKSLTDVFIEPFFHSVGRCFAMVNIRLDQE; encoded by the exons ATGGGGCTGGAGACGGAGAAGGCGGACACCCGCATCTTCATGGACGACGACAACTTCCCGCCGGGCGGCCCCGCGCTGTCCGAGGCGGAGAAGTACGCGGAGGACGAGCAGGACCGGGACCCCCACGGGCTCAACGCCCACCTGCAG CTGGGCTTCGAGGACGTGATCGCCGAGCCCGAGCTGACCCACTCCTTCGACAAGGTGTGGATCTGCAGCCACGCGCTCTTCGAGCTCAGCAAGTACGTGCTCTACAAgctcctcagcctgctgctCGCCGTGCCGCTGGCCCTGGTGGCCGGGATCGTGTTCGCGGCGCTCAGCTGCCTGCACGTCTG GGTTGTGGTGCCATTTGTGAGAACCTGTCTCATGGTCTTGCCTTCCGTGCAAACCATATGGAAGAGCCTGACGGATGTTTTCATTGAACCTTTCTTTCATAGCGTGGGCCGATGCTTTGCCATGGTTAATATACGCCTGGATCAAGAGTAA